agtatttgggattgatcattcaaagggatggggagattgacggagatgtaaatcatcgtatacatgcgggttggctcaagtggcgagcagccatcgcagtgctatgtgataggaaattcccaagcaagttaaaggATAATTCTACCGGGCgacaatcagacctgctctactatatgggaccgaatattggcctgtaaagaagatttttgaacataagatggaagtcacagaaatgcgtatgctgagatggatgtgtgggcacacattgatggatcaaattaggaaccaagagtttaggaaCAAACTAGGGGTAGGCTCTAATGCTGggaaaatgcgcgaaaatagattgaggtggtttggacatgtgcagaggaagactttcgacgcccctgtgaggaaGGTAGAAAACATTATAGTaaagggtaagaggagtcgaggaagacccaagagaacttgggatgagcaaataaaagttgacttgcataagttaaacctctctgaagGCCTGACTagagataggggtagttggaggcaccatatccatgttttagactactaatgtcctcttagattaccttttggtgttcttgctcTCCTGCttctctcatttttttattattagtttttttgttttcttttattttgtagttggttctacttatttattttatttataagcttttaatttatctttcctatatagttacgtctctttatctttctcgagttaGGGGACTtctgaaatagactacatttaataaagtttaattataagtttattaagctgactggggttattaagtaagttaattcgagtaataatattattactttgataatattgactcaagtatttgatttgttaacattttcaagaaagaggtatattttatttaatgtataaaattcgtataaagagtacttcgataaaagtgtattttgattatattttattaattgattactatcttatctttataaaaataaatttaaataaagtattgaaaaataaattcctaaatgcaatccttattcatacaaCCAATTacgaaattttacttatttcgtaaatcgtttattatacccttacagcatgtcttatataagattgtCTTACGACGAGACGACTTTGATAGAATTTAgcgggtcaaagctaaaaataaacccaTTCTTATCTCATTTAAACCGACATACCCCTTCcccatttctttcttcatcaatccCTCTCTTCCGTCTTCTCTCACGTCCCACTCCCGTCACCCACGGCGGCGGCACGACCAAACCCAGCCATGAGTTCCACCACCAACAGCAACCACTTCTCCTCCTCCCTTTATTGTTGGTAACCACTTTtccctcttttgttgttttgttttcaaatttaaatgttagaattttgtaaattgatttggggtttttaaatcaaatttaagcatcaacttgaatttaattagagtatatgagtttaattagtaattgagttgtttttagtgttgattagaattggttatttgggttatttgagttctagtatcaaattgagtatttggaattctgaaatttcagttcaTAAACTGAACTTtgtgttttggctattttggggatggttctgattatttttgggttcttatatcttcttgagatttgtagaactttgagtcgcggtcgtgtggacacttgaatcaccccgagatgagttcgtatgaggaagttatgtccaaaatactagtagactgtcataaagatcgacaatgaggttccgttttgttctgtccgaatttgtgttgctgtttttgaaatagttagagtcgttttggggttttggtgtcttcatgagatttgtagagcttcgagtcgcgatcacgtgggcacttgaatcgctccaaaatgagtttatatgagagagttatgttcaaaatagtgaaatactagcaggctgtcttaaaaatccataacgaaccttctgttttggctattttgggatcattttaattgtttctgggttttagtgtcttaataagaatagtagagctctgagttatggtcgcgtagccacttaaatcgtctcatttggttttcgtatgagtgagttatgcctgttttagtaagaggtgtcctaaaaccattacgaGATTCCTAACTAGATGAGTTTTGTTGATTGAGACTAGCTGTTGGATATGTATATTTAGCTGCTGAATTATTGTTAGGAACTAAGAGTTGTGACAAGTTATGATAATGGTGAATAATTGAATAGATTGATGCTCTTAGATATAATACCAGATACTTGTGAAACAATTTGTGGGAATGGATTCGTAGTATCTTGATGGTGTATAGGTAGTGGTGAGGATTTGGATTTGAATGTTGTTAATGATAAATATATGTCAAAGTGGTGATAAGAACTTAATTgtggaattattaattagtatgaaTTTACGAAGATTAGGATATCGATAGGATATTGAATGTGGAAAGTTTATGGAAACTAGATGTTCTTAGATGTTAGTTGATTCATGTGAATTTGCTAGTGGTGGATAGTTCTTTGTTGTAGTCATTTATTTAATAGTTGGGTAATTGTAAGTGTTGGATATAACctttgattttatatgattgGTTATTCTCGAAAGTATCAGGGTTCGTGTGAAAgttattagttgaatggataaattAGTTGTGTTCTTCTTTTAGGATAGCTGgttaatcttgtttagtttcttggtttgagttaaatgaactagaagtgtttgaattggaaatacaaAGGGAATTGTGGAGACGTATGATCGTTACAAGGTTATAAGCTAGTCTTAAACaaggttatattttttttatatatatgttgGAGTTAGAATTAGAACTTGCacaatctttgaaattagaattattagaatagaagatggaactaagatgcgATCATAGGAGGAGATACAATGagttatatgaacctagtttgtagtatcgaacgctttgttgtgatgttatgtttgttatgctccaggagacgACATCATTGAGGAACCTTTCTAATTATCGTGGAGAAACGGACTTCGCTTCTTGAAGCGTTATTGGTGAGTAGTGacagtcccttaaaaaggggtctggccaggctaccatttgtaaaatgtttatttaaagtttgtgaaatttatatgaatgtgataaattttttatgaatgattatgctgatattgatatggtgaatggatcgggcttgcgagctggtcattgacggagttaagaacatggttccctactccctgtttttgaagcgaattgtcattgagatattgactagcttcacccgagagagaCATAGCTTTAGAGCTATgaatgttcctctcaactagactccctgtgcgcacatagatctagaaaactgatgttgcttttaaaccattgttttgaattgctgtgtttaattgttttggattgttgcttctcactcagtttaatctgattccttgttgtttccatcttttagctgattacagatcggatTCGGTCGGGAATAATCGGGTTAGCAATGTTGATGAGAGTGCTAAGGATGTCCTTTTGAGCTGAGACCATGGAAgcttatagtttgtattaggaatttgtttaatgtatattagttctgattatgttgattataatggactcgtagtgagttgtatggttactttatgtttagattagatatttggtttgagatttagctgtgTTGGTTTCGTAATAGAGCTGGTGATTCCTTTGCCCAGGTTTTGGgatatgatttaagtttcttgggaaataatcTCCGTGACGActctgtttacccagtcaacatgagttgccgccgtccttccctccccaaatcctgttcatagtttttctatgagcgaaatacactgggtaggatgatgatgatgagctACCAAAAGTAACGGATCGTAAATAGATACCTAATTATTTTAACAAACGCAAAGTAACAGATTCTCTTATCTGTTTTTCTTACTTGATTTGAATAAAGACATACCAAACATACACCTAAAAGCATAAAATTAATCATACTCCATCAACAAAAGTATAAGATGGTGGttattacatatttttaaataattggaTGATCTACATTTTTATCGCTGTTTAAATAGAAGAGTTGTTAGCTACTTAATGCTCTTGCTTGAGAGTTGAGTTATAAAAAACATAAACGAAGAGATCTTTGTTAGGCTGCATTTAGTTCACTGAAGTTTTTTAATTGGATTTTATTCTTATGAGGATGCAATTACGATATGTTGAATAATCTTTAATGGAGATGCTCCTTTAATATCAACTTCATGAGATGGacacaaaggaaaaaaaaaaaaaaagaatgataGTATTATCCATATGAATTAGGTAAGCTCATTTGCGATGAATCCCTTAGTTAAGCGTCAGTGTAGAGATGTCTTAAAAATgtgtgattttttaaaattgttttaagGTGTGCACAGGATAAAGTACACTAAAATTAAACTACGTCTCTTCAAAGGTAGTGTCTTCAATTCAGACGAGATCGAGGTTCTATGTTTTGATCGCTGAaggacaaaattaattcaaaacttaaataaatagaaaaaaaagaatttcatTATGCGATATCATTACATATTTTTCACATATTTGAGGACCCTcaataacatattaaaatattaggCTTTTAAATTATATGCCATTTTTTGTTCAATAAAATTATGTTCACTTAAACTGTGAAGAGTGTGAATCCAAGTGAATTTTCGATTTCTGATagacaaattttcaaataaattggtcttacaataataatactacttttatttgattgatttaatatgtatttataattttaaaataatcacttataattttaatataataatatacaatctccaaaaaataaaataatgtaaaaattacaatcttaaaatgagTTATGTATGTTACGAAACGGTTTCATACgtacaattttaaaaatgagCAATTGATACGGTAGCCCACATGTTTCATGTTTAAAGCAGCAAgtgtataattttgttttcattttgataGTCCCTATAAATGAAATTCAATTGTCAGTTGTTTTTGTTCCTTTCCTCTCCATCACATTTGATATATGGagattgatttttaatttcttttcttgGCTGGAACTTGAGCAAATGATTCTTCTCTTTGTTCCAGTTTGATTTCATTCTTCTTTGGCTTTATTTTCATACTAATATATTTCATTGTTCCTAGCGAACGGTGGTAAGTTTGATAATTCCACTTTATTTTTTCTGGATTCGCTGCTAACTACATAATTACGTTTTAAGGTTAGTATTTTTTGGTACTCATGACTTGTaggtttttatggtttttttcgAGTTTGATTAGTAAATAATGGTAATGTGAATGATTTGTAGTACTAtaagattttataaaatttattattcattttaatgttgatcaaaactttaatcataataatagaaaatttggaaaatgaaaattgcattaaaatgaattttaagaacaaaataacCTGATTGAAGTTTAATAAATATGACCATTAAATTTGTTAAGACTTTTTTCTATCAAGTTGTTAAGATGTAAAcccaaatataaaaatcattagggaaattatcaatgttaCCCTTAAATTTTTGTACTTTATTAATGGTATTCCTAAGTTTTTtcattatcaatggtaccctcgtgttattgagcgttttacaaccgtaatttttttctaattttttccatTCAAAATCTTCCAAGTCCGTTagcttgtttttctttttcttttatttttcaatttaaaacattaaaagaatgaaagaaaaagaaaaaagttaacggGTTTGGACGATTTTGGacagaaaaaattagaaaatgttaCGATTATAAAACGCTCAATAAtacaagggtaccattgataatcaaAAAAACttagggtaccattgataatttcccaaattattattatctgatagattttctattattattattattattattattattattattattattattatttaataagttAAGTTGTTTAAAAGTGTCCTAGTAAtccaaattttcctaaattctCTCAGTAGCATTAAAGAAAAATCATATATCACATATTCaagaaaatatagagtaaatttttcagtaggcattaagaatattataagtaggcatttagaatattgtaagtacttaagtacttattCGGTgtgcattaagtatattgtaagtaggtattagagatatggtaagtaggctaTCTAGTAGACTAAGTTTCTCAGTAGACATTAAGAAATTGTAAATaagcattttaagtactttttcggtggggattaaatatattgtaagtagacattaagggtattataaatagacattaaggatatagTAAGTGAACACTAAGGTTTAATGGGCTGAGCCTGAAAAAAATCTCTCAAAGAAATGTCTCTCAGGAGatcatacaatatactaaaAAGCTTGGAAAATTTAAGTGTCACAACTAAAGAAAGTTTGCCAAACAAAACTTatttattggctaaagaaaaatgacATCATATTTGATATTGACCAATATACCTACTATTAAATTATCTTTGactaacatttatttataattaacttgaataaattagagaatataatatattgttagataatttctaaaattacatagttaattttACATAGtgaaaactaaatatttttattgCATAATATATcttgcttaatttttttaatatcatatgcttatatatataaatactaaaaaatcATGAATTGCACAGGTGTCTACACTAATTTTCACTGATCTCAGATATGCTCTTTCAAATTTAGAAATAcacttatattattttgaatCTAACATTCCTATTTATAGGAGTTTTAAAATCATCCTAATAAATCATCTATTGCTACACAACAAAAAACTtacataattaagaaaattatactttcttaaatatttttttaaaaaaattcttcgTCCTTATGAAATTACACgtatatttatcatttttattataattgtaataatttattaatttcataataattatGAATCTTAAATTAGTATAGAAGTGTCAACTTgcaaagaaggaaaaaaacaTGGGAGAGGAAACGACAGTGAGCTTACATGGGATGTGGGCAAGCCCTTACGCTAGATGGATAAAGATTGCCCTTAAAATTAAGGGCATCAACTATGAATATGTAGAAGAGAACTTGAAAAAGAAGAGCCAAATTCTACTTAGGTACAATCCAATTTACAAGAAAGTACCTTTGCTAATTCATGATAACAATCCAATTATAGAGTCATTAGTTATTCTACAATACATTGATGACACTTGGAAGGTTTCCCAACCACTCTTGCCACTTGATTCTTACTCAAGATATATTGTCAGATTTTGGGCTGATTTCATTATCAATCaggtatattattttattttcaagataatatttttaatgttattgttattgattgttgttattgttatagttctTGTCGTTGGTTGCATTGATTTTGCATTCTTTCACTTAAATtcctatttttgattttttgaataaCCAATCAATAATATTAAGGACTTGCCATTGACTTTGGGCATGTTAAGTTGAGTTAGATTTATTGCCAATGGTAGCATATAATCGAGGAACACGAGCTAAATGTACATACTTCATAAGTTAAGGAAATATCATCTCATAATCATATAGAAGAAATGGcttcaataacttataaagtgtgcacatcatctttaattcatcgatgAGAACTAGGAATTCGAGATAAACTATCTCAACAGGGCATTCAAGTTTAATTGTTAATCTTGAATAAGATTTGCATACAACATtgcatatatatacttataaacACTACGAATCTAATTTTTTGCGACATTGAATTTAGTAGCATTAAAAAAATGCCActgatttataattttagtgcaataattgttactatagtctatagtggtaTCTATGAGAAATATCACTAGACTACTATGTCGTGAAAAgttttagtgtgatttttttattatgctgctaaagggtctgataaatgtcactaaatccactatatatactattagaaaattaaagtagtaacatttaaattaaattttgctaAATAAATCTCACTATAAGCATATTATAGTGAAAGCTACACTATGCTAATTCCTTTATAGTATATCCCCATTATTGATATATTAGATCAAAGATGGGCCTAATTTTTGTACATATGGATATGAACAGCTTGACATGTCTCTCAGAAAAGTGATAACTAGTGaggaaattgatgaagaaatgaacattgaagaagtaaaaatgaaattaaacatTCTAGAAGCAAGTATGAATACTATATTTCCATATGATCCACCTTCAAGTTGTGAAGAAATGAGGATGTTAGATATATTGATGTGTACTTTGCCCACCATCATCAAAGGCATTGAAGAAGCTTTCAATATAAAGTTAATGGATGCAAAAGAATATCCATTGATCTTCTCAAGGATGTCATCTCTTAGTGATCTTACCGTTGTAAAAGAAACTGCGCCATCGCATg
This Amaranthus tricolor cultivar Red isolate AtriRed21 chromosome 13, ASM2621246v1, whole genome shotgun sequence DNA region includes the following protein-coding sequences:
- the LOC130797541 gene encoding glutathione S-transferase U9-like, which produces MGEETTVSLHGMWASPYARWIKIALKIKGINYEYVEENLKKKSQILLRYNPIYKKVPLLIHDNNPIIESLVILQYIDDTWKVSQPLLPLDSYSRYIVRFWADFIINQLDMSLRKVITSEEIDEEMNIEEVKMKLNILEASMNTIFPYDPPSSCEEMRMLDILMCTLPTIIKGIEEAFNIKLMDAKEYPLIFSRMSSLSDLTVVKETAPSHEKMIKFYRAYRHLYNSK